The following coding sequences are from one Dermacentor silvarum isolate Dsil-2018 chromosome 4, BIME_Dsil_1.4, whole genome shotgun sequence window:
- the LOC125944992 gene encoding CCR4-NOT transcription complex subunit 7-like, which yields MQHGVLSLKTVGRAAGLFPKSPGLTLLNRASPWLTAMSREAQLPGGSCRGRASPRLLSLPRQTAPRRSSPFVACRGSTWQLNFKVSLSEDTYVQDSLDLLMHSGIQFGKHNNEGIDPYEFAQLIKTSEMVLSNETTWLAFHSCYDFAYMLKLLTADNLPACQVDFFELLQISFPAIHDLKCLMKDCRNLRGGLQGLAEQLQVEGVGPQHQAGSDSLLKGMAFLKM from the coding sequence ATGCAGCACGGTGTTCTCTCGCTGAAGACTGTGGGCCGAGCGGCGGGCCTCTTCCCGAAGTCACCGGGCCTGACCCTACTGAACCGTGCATCGCCCTGGCTTACAGCGATGTCCCGGGAGGCTCAGCTACCTGGCGGATCCTGCCGTGGTCGGGCTTCGCCCAGGCTTCTGTCGCTGCCGAGACAGACAGCACCACGGCGTTCATCGCCGTTCGTCGCCTGCCGAGGCTCCACCTGGCAGCTTAATTTTAAGGTCAGTCTCTCGGAAGACACCTACGTGCAGGACTCGCTCGACCTGCTCATGCACTCGGGGATACAATTCGGCAAGCACAACAACGAAGGCATCGACCCGTACGAATTCGCCCAGCTCATCAAGACGTCGGAGATGGTCCTGTCCAACGAGACCACGTGGCTCGCCTTTCACAGCTGCTACGACTTCGCTTACATGCTGAAGCTGCTGACGGCTGACAACCTGCCTGCGTGCCAAGTCGACTTCTTCGAGCTCCTGCAGATATCCTTCCCGGCCATCCACGATCTCAAGTGCCTCATGAAGGACTGCAGAAACCTGAGAGGAGGTCTGCAAGGACTGGCCGAGCAGCTGCAGGTTGAAGGAGTCGGGCCACAACACCAGGCCGGCAGCGACAGCTTGCTGAAGGGCATGGCGTTCCTCAAGATGTGA
- the LOC119448789 gene encoding protein DEK, with product MSESESVPVENNVRKAASEEKAPADDKQDDGNSAAEERSHDEEPKLGLLYQALELSGSRQRKKVERLDVSFRTAARERPPPEQGKGTPLGDCPRIEHNIKRERSESLKGLHRLLFGHPGAPSEIKKNLRKFSGFPFEKDSAEYVKREKMVAKLKKTAHKHLLGMLDLEKSGTVEEWTDRILNFLLKPFDNKKPLPATKNRKRKSMTHASAGKGQAKKRKTVNPKAEKGKASRKRPAKRTSTPAKRRKVAKKEESDEDDESDEKEVRNDGARIAIEGVVIDNQNVSSRRRRGVR from the coding sequence ATGTCGGAATCGGAAAGCGTGCCGGTTGAAAACAACGTGAGAAAAGCTGCATCGGAAGAAAAGGCCCCTGCTGATGACAAACAGGATGACGGAAACTCTGCTGCTGAGGAGAGAAGTCACGATGAGGAGCCAAAGCTTGGCCTGCTGTACCAGGCACTGGAGCTGTCAGGTTCTCGGCAGCGCAAGAAGGTCGAGCGGCTGGACGTTAGCTTCCGCACAGCGGCACGCGAGCGGCCCCCACCAGAGCAAGGAAAAGGCACACCACTGGGTGACTGCCCCCGAATCGAGCACAACATCAAACGTGAGCGCTCGGAGAGTCTCAAGGGCTTGCATCGACTGCTCTTTGGCCACCCAGGAGCGCCATCCGAGATCAAGAAGAATTTGCGCAAGTTCAGTGGGTTTCCCTTTGAGAAGGACTCTGCAGAGTATGTGAAGAGAGAAAAGATGGTTGCAAAGCTCAAAAAGACTGCGCACAAACACTTGCTGGGTATGCTTGATTTGGAGAAGAGTGGCACGGTCGAGGAGTGGACGGATCGCATTCTCAACTTCCTGCTCAAGCCCTTTGATAACAAGAAGCCGCTGCCAGCTACCAAAAACAGAAAGAGAAAGTCTATGACACATGCTTCCGCTGGCAAGGGCCAGGCGAAGAAACGAAAGACGGTAAATCCCAAGGCAGAGAAGGGGAAGGCATCTCGAAAGCGGCCTGCAAAGAGGACCAGCACTCCTGCCAAGCGGAGGAAAGTAGCAAAGAAAGAGGAGTCCGACGAGGACGACGAGTCTGACGAGAAAGAAGTACGCAACGACGGCGCACGTATCGCAATtgaaggcgtggtcatcgacaACCAAAACGTCTCATCTAGACGACGACGAGGAGTCAGATGA
- the LOC119448790 gene encoding CCR4-NOT transcription complex subunit 7, with protein MQHGVLSPMTVGRAEGHFPNSPGLTLLNHTSPWLTAMSSEAQLPGGSCRGRASPRLLSLPRQAAPRCSSPFVTCRSSTWQFNFKFSLSEDTYVQDSIDLLMHSGIQFGKHNNEGIDPYESAQLIKTSGMVLSNETTWLAFHSCYDFAYMLKLLTGDNLPACQVDFFELLQISFPAIHDLKCLMKDCRNLRGGRQGLAEELQVVRVWPQHQASNDSLLKGMAFFRMRELYFQGYIDQCKYCDHMLGLTKPKILHPQPGEEAENLPTAFAVGSSVAEKMAASAGCAA; from the coding sequence ATGCAGCACGGTGTTCTCTCGCCGATGACTGTGGGCCGAGCGGAGGGCCACTTCCCGAATTCACCGGGCCTGACCCTACTGAACCATACATCGCCCTGGCTTACAGCGATGTCCTCGGAGGCTCAGCTACCTGGCGGATCCTGTCGTGGTCGGGCTTCGCCCAGGCTTCTGTCGCTGCCGAGACAGGCAGCACCACGGTGTTCATCGCCGTTCGTCACCTGCCGAAGCTCCACCTGGCAGTTTAATTTCAAGTTCAGTCTCTCAGAAGACACCTACGTGCAGGACTCGATCGACCTGCTGATGCACTCGGGAATACAATTCGGCAAGCACAACAACGAAGGCATCGACCCGTACGAATCCGCCCAGCTCATCAAGACGTCGGGGATGGTCCTGTCCAACGAGACCACGTGGCTCGCCTTTCACAGCTGCTACGACTTTGCTTACATGCTGAAGCTGCTGACGGGAGACAACCTGCCTGCGTGCCAAGTCGACTTCTTCGAGCTCCTGCAGATATCCTTCCCGGCCATCCACGATCTCAAGTGCCTCATGAAGGACTGCAGAAACCTGAGAGGAGGTCGGCAAGGACTGGCCGAGGAGCTGCAGGTTGTACGAGTCTGGCCACAACACCAGGCGAGCAACGACAGCTTGCTGAAGGGCATGGCGTTCTTCAGGATGCGCGAACTGTACTTCCAAGGCTACATCGACCAATGCAAGTACTGCGACCACATGCTCGGCCTGACCAAGCCAAAAATCTTGCACCCGCAGCCCGGCGAAGAGGCCGAGAACTTACCCACGGCCTTTGCGGTAGGTTCCAGCGTCGCCGAGAAGATGGCAGCGTCGGCGGGCTGTGCCGCATAA